The following proteins are encoded in a genomic region of Peromyscus maniculatus bairdii isolate BWxNUB_F1_BW_parent chromosome 12, HU_Pman_BW_mat_3.1, whole genome shotgun sequence:
- the Mrpl39 gene encoding large ribosomal subunit protein mL39 isoform X2: MATTVGRLLLWRPCRGGGTRCRFIATSPAAQLSPTELTEMQNDLFNKEKSRQLSLTPRTEKIEVKHVGKTDPGTVFVMNKNISTPYSCAMHLSEWYCKKSILALVDGQPWGMYKPLTKSCEIKFLTFKDPDPTEVNKAYWRSCAMMMGCVVERAFKDDYVVSLVRAPEVPVIAGAFCYDVILDKKLDEWMPTKENLRSFTKDAHVLIYRDLPFETLEVDAKVALEIFQHNKYKVDFIEEKASQNPERIVKLHRHILQYGTSYWKDHGKR, translated from the exons ATGGCTACTACGGTCGGACGGCTGCTGCTCTGGCGGCCCTGCCGGGGCGGCGGGACCCGCTGCA gATTTATAGCGACATCGCCAGCTGCTCAGCTGTCACCCACCGAACTGACAGAAATGCAGAATGATctttttaataaagagaaaagtaGGCAGTTATCGTTAACTCCCCGAACAGAAAAGATCGAGGTTAAGCATGTTGGGAAAACTGATCCGGGCACTGTCTTCgtgatgaataaaaacatttcaacTCCCTACAGTTGCGCCATGC ATTTAAGTGAGTGGTACTGCAAGAAATCCATTTTGGCTCTTGTGGACGGACAACCATGGGGCATGTATAAGCCTTTGACCAAGTCCTGTGAGATTAAATTTCTTACCTTCAAAGACCCTGACCCAACAGAAGTGAATAAg gcTTATTGGCGTTCCTGTGCCATGATGATGGGCTGTGTAGTAGAAAGGGCATTCAAAGATGATTATGTGGTCAGCTTGGTCAGAGCACCAGAAGTTCCTG TAATTGCTGGGGCCTTCTGCTATGATGTCATTTTGGATAAGAAACTGGATGAATGGATGCCAACGAAA GAGAACCTGCGTTCTTTCACAAAAGATGCCCATGTTCTAATTTATAGGGATCTTCCCTTTGAAACTCTGGAAGTTGATGCAAAAGTGGCATTAGAAATATTTCAACATAACAA GTATAAAGTGGACTTCATAGAAGAGAAGGCGTCTCAGAATCCCGAGAGAATAGTCAAGTTACACAG
- the Mrpl39 gene encoding large ribosomal subunit protein mL39 isoform X1, translated as MATTVGRLLLWRPCRGGGTRCRFIATSPAAQLSPTELTEMQNDLFNKEKSRQLSLTPRTEKIEVKHVGKTDPGTVFVMNKNISTPYSCAMHLSEWYCKKSILALVDGQPWGMYKPLTKSCEIKFLTFKDPDPTEVNKAYWRSCAMMMGCVVERAFKDDYVVSLVRAPEVPVIAGAFCYDVILDKKLDEWMPTKENLRSFTKDAHVLIYRDLPFETLEVDAKVALEIFQHNKYKVDFIEEKASQNPERIVKLHRIGDFIDVSEGPLIPRTSVCFQFEVSAVHNLPSPQSNLIRRFQGLSLPIHLRAHFTIWDKLLERSRKKVTEDAVRQTESTVSTQ; from the exons ATGGCTACTACGGTCGGACGGCTGCTGCTCTGGCGGCCCTGCCGGGGCGGCGGGACCCGCTGCA gATTTATAGCGACATCGCCAGCTGCTCAGCTGTCACCCACCGAACTGACAGAAATGCAGAATGATctttttaataaagagaaaagtaGGCAGTTATCGTTAACTCCCCGAACAGAAAAGATCGAGGTTAAGCATGTTGGGAAAACTGATCCGGGCACTGTCTTCgtgatgaataaaaacatttcaacTCCCTACAGTTGCGCCATGC ATTTAAGTGAGTGGTACTGCAAGAAATCCATTTTGGCTCTTGTGGACGGACAACCATGGGGCATGTATAAGCCTTTGACCAAGTCCTGTGAGATTAAATTTCTTACCTTCAAAGACCCTGACCCAACAGAAGTGAATAAg gcTTATTGGCGTTCCTGTGCCATGATGATGGGCTGTGTAGTAGAAAGGGCATTCAAAGATGATTATGTGGTCAGCTTGGTCAGAGCACCAGAAGTTCCTG TAATTGCTGGGGCCTTCTGCTATGATGTCATTTTGGATAAGAAACTGGATGAATGGATGCCAACGAAA GAGAACCTGCGTTCTTTCACAAAAGATGCCCATGTTCTAATTTATAGGGATCTTCCCTTTGAAACTCTGGAAGTTGATGCAAAAGTGGCATTAGAAATATTTCAACATAACAA GTATAAAGTGGACTTCATAGAAGAGAAGGCGTCTCAGAATCCCGAGAGAATAGTCAAGTTACACAG AATTGGAGACTTCATTGATGTGAGTGAAGGCCCTCTTATCCCAAGAACTAGTGTTTGTTTCCAGTTTGAAGTATCAGCAGTCCACAATCTTCCGTCCCCACAGTCGAACCTCATCCGAAGATTTCAGGGCCTGTCTTTACCCATCCACTTGAGA